GATTTCGGTACGCTGATCCTCATGGGGTACGACTGGGACGACAAGGATTCCTGGCTTCGCAGCATGGACCTCTTCGTCCACGAAGTGATGCCGCGCATGTAAAACCGAGCACGACGCCGCACCGCCAAAGGAGCACAGATGAAGGGCCCACGCCTCCCCTACCGCTACGATCACTACACCTGGGTCGAACTGAAGGAGAAGGTCGAGGACCAGCCCGCCGTCATCCTGCCCGTCGGGTCCACGGAGGACCACGGCTACCACATGCCCCTGGACGTGGACACCTTCCTGGTGAGCAGCGTGTGCGAAGGCGCCGCGAAGCTGATCCCGGACGAAGTGCTGATCCTGCCGGCCCTGCCCTACGGGTTCGAGGACCACCACATGGACTTCCCCGGGACGATCACCGTGCGGGATGACCACCTGCAGGACTTCGTGGTGGACATCACCCGGAGTGTGGCCCACCACGGCTTCCGCAAGATCCTCATCGTAAACGGCCACGGTTCCAACGCCACCATCCTGGAGACGGCCTCGCGGCGGACGGTCATCGAGACGGACGCCCACTGCGGGACGCTCAACTGGTGGAGCGTGGCGCAGTCGAAACTCTGGGAGATCGGCGACTCCGAGCTCCAGTCCCACGCCGACGAGATCGAGACCTCGGTCTACCGCTACCTCAACGACGACGCGATCCAGATGGACAAGGCGGTGCGAGAGGTGAAGATCCCCGTGTCTAAGTATTACTGGCGCGGCTGGATTCGCGGCAAGGGCGCCTCGCCCCTGCGCATGATGGACCAGTGGTCCCGGATCTCCGATTCCGGCGTCATCGGCGACGCCACCGTGGCCACCGTGGAGAAAGGCGAGGAACTCTACCGCGCGGCCTCGGAGGAACTGGCCGGCCTGATCCAGGAGTTCCGCGCACTGCCCATCGAGCCCCGGGTGGACCGGCACTAGGAACTTGCAGTCGTATCCGGGACGTGGGAGATGCCGCTTCACAGGTCCGGGAGCGGACGAAAAACATCCCAACACCTTCAAGAAATACCGCTCATGAACGGCGAAACACTCAAAAACTCGCGATCCGGCCGTATCATCCACAGGATGTTGAAGTGGCTGGTCCCGGACACCTGGATGAAGCGCTGTACCTGTGCGGGACTGGCCATGGCGGCGTTGTCCTTGTTGCACCTTTTAATCTGGCAGGGTGTGGGCACCTGGCTCCTCGTGCCGACGATCATCCTTCTAACCGCCAGCATTTGCTACTACACCTGGAAGATGCTTTCGTGGCTCCGGAATCGTCTGCTGTGGAGAGTCCGGAACCGGATTCTCGTTTCGTTTATCTTCGCCGGTCTCGCGCCCCTTTGTATAGCCTCCTCGATCAGTGTTCTTGTCGGATGGCTCTGGATCGGAACCCTTGGTACCAATCTGGTCGCCCGCCAAATCGAAGAGACGACCGACCGGCTCGATCATCTGCCGCTTGAAATACAATTGGCTCTTTTAAAAACGGCCCCGGACGGTGGACTGATGTTCGATAGGATCGTGAACGAAACTGTACGGGACAATCCGGAACTTTCCGGCCTGTCGATTCGTGTATTCGAGGATGGTCGTCCGGTGCATGCATCGCTACCTTCCAACACGCCGGAACCACTCCCGGACTGGGTGCTCCGGGAGGACCATTTCGCCAACGTGGTATACGACAGCCTGCCCGATGGCCGTTCCACGCTGTCCTTTCGCGCCGGCGACTCGGTGGAGATCCGCGGACGGAACCTGTACGTACTCGCTTCCATGCCCCTGGGGGACGCCTTCCGGACAAAGATCTGGGAGGAACTCGGCGCACAGATCACGTATCGGGCCGATCCTCTTATGGGGGAGTTCTTCTTATTGGAGCGTCCTCCCTCGGAAGTGGAATGGCGCCAGTTGCCGCTTTTGGGGGCGCTTCCCGTGCCGTGGGTTCTTACCTTCGCCGCCAGGGACTGGGGTCTCGGTGCGAACAGCGCGGCGGTACTGGGCCTGGATCTGGATCCGATACACGTACTCGAGGCCACCGTCAGCGCAGACATGTTGCTGTCCGGTATTCCTTTACTGTACATAATCATCATCTTATGCACGGTACTCGTTTGCTTCGAACTGATCTCCTTCATGATCGGACTGCTCGTCTCACGGCGGATTACTTCGGCGGTGCGCGGGCTGTACGAGGGCACGGAAGCCATTCGCGCAGGCAGGACGGACTTCCGCGTGGAAGAAAAGGCGCGGGATCAGCTTGGCGAACTCGGCCGTTCCTTCAACACCATGGCGCATAGCATCGAGATGCTGATGGATGAAGAAAGAGAAAAGGAGCGCATCGAAACGGAACTGTCCATGGCCCGGGAGGTGCAGGCCCGTTTCATTCCCAATGTGCCGCCGCAGCGGGGTCCCCTCGAACTGGCCGGCGCCTGGATCCCCGCCCGCACGGTCAGCGGCGACTACTATGACTTCATCGAACACCGGGACCGGATGCTGGATATCGTGGTCGGCGACATCTCGGGCAAGGGCATATCGGCGGCACTCATGATGGCCGGTCTGCAGGCATCTCTGCGTTCCCAGGCGCTGGACCCCGCGCTGGAAGGAAGCCCGGACCGGTTGTCCAGGCTGATGTCCCGCCTCAACATCTACCTGTGCCACAGCACGGCGCCGGAACGATTCGCCACGGTTTTCATCTGCACGTACCACATGGAGACGTCGCGGCTGAATTACTGCTGCGCCGGGCACAATCCACCGCTGCTCCTGCGCAACGGCAGCGATGATGTCGCACTGCTTGAAAGCGGCGGATACCCGATCGGTTTGTTTCCGGAAGCGGAATACGAAGATTCCTCCGTCAGCGTCGATCCGGGAGATCTCTTCGCGGTCTATACCGACGGCATCACGGATGCGCTCAACCGGGAGGAAGAAGACTTCGGGGAAGCCCGCCTACGCCGGGTTCTTTCACGGAACCGCGACCGGTCCAGCGAGGAGATCCTGGAACGGATCCTCGCCTCCGTCCGCGACTTCTCCCTCGGCGTGGAACAGTTCGATGACCAGACCGCCGTCATCGGCCGCGTACGCTGAGTGCGTCGTCGACTTGCTTTAGCTGGAACCGGGCTGCCGCGCAGGCCTGTATCGCGACGGGCTCGATGAAATCCCGGGCGCTAAAGCGACGGACCGCCCGGCACTCCACATCGCCGCGCACGCCGCGACGACATAGCAGGCCGCCGCCGTCGTTACCGTGAGCACGAATCCCCACTGCATGGCGATGATCATGGCCAGCGGCGAGGCCAGGACGGAAGCGCAGCCGTTTACGCCCCAGGCCCAGGGCACCAGCGCGGCGGACCGCGCCCCGAACCATCGCAGCCCCAGCGGGAAGGGCAGCCCCATGGCGAAGGCCAGGGGTGCGATGAGCACCAGTACCGCGGCGAGACGGAGTCCCAGCGACCAGGCCCCTCCGAACAGCGCGAGGAGGATCAGGCCCGTGAACACGGGTATGGCCAGGACCGCCGGCACCAAGGCCAGCCTGCCCAGCGTAACACCGGGCAACTTGGCGATGCGATCCGCCGCCAGGCTGCCCAGGCCCGAGCAGAGAAGGAAGCCTCCCACGGTGGCCGCGCCGCCGATCGCGGGATCACCCAGCAAGCGCTGGATGCCCGACAGAAAGGCTATTTCCAGCACCAGGTAGGCCAGCCCGATGGCCAGAAAGTACGCCGCGGCGATCGACCGTCCGGACGCCCTTCGGATGTCGGCGCGGAAAACGAAGGGCAACAGCATCAGTACCAGGCCCGCGCACGTAACGATGACGGCGGTGGACAGGACGAATAGAAAGGCCAGTTCCGACCGCAGCAGCCACCCCGCTCCATAGGCGCGCCGGAAATCGGGGAGGGCGCCGAGTTTCCCGAAATTCCCGAAGAAGGGGCGGTCGTCGGTGGCCGGCCGGACCTCGAAGGGCCACTCGTCGAAGAACCGGGCGGTTTCGTCCGGGTCTCCGGACAACAGGCTACGCATCACGTGGTACAGGTAGTCCCCGTCTTGCCCCGGTGGTCCGGGGAGTTCGTCGGGACGGTTCAGTTCGCCGGCCGTTATCCCCCGGAAGTACACCGGGGTCAGGTTCCGCTCCGCGGCCCGGTCCCGCAGCCGGCGAATCTCCCCTACCCGCCAGGGTCTTGGCCGGACCATGGTGCAGACGCCCAGGAAATCCCGGACCATGGCGATGTGCGCGCCGGGGCGAGCGATCCCCGACTGTTCGAGGGCGGCAATGACCGTAGCCGCGATCTTCGCGTTGTCCCTGGGCGGCAGCTGTATCCCGCGGGACATGTGGAGGATGCCGTCCGGTGACAACCGCCGCAGGGCGGCCGCGACGCCCTCAACTGTCATGAGGTGATCCTGGTTCATCCCTTCCAGGCCGCCCGAGGCTGCCGACCAGGACTCCATGCCCGCCAGCTGGATAAGATCGAAGGCACCCCGCGTCCCTTCGAGGAAGGCCCGGGGTTCCACCGGATGGAGTGCGACGCCCGGCAGGCCGAATACCATGCCGCCTTCCTCTTCCAGGGAGCCGGCCAGGAGGTCCGACAGCACCCGGTTAGGCTGCACGACGTCGACCGCGGCCGCGCCGTGCCGCCGGGCCAGCCAGATGTTGCCGCCGCCGACCTCGTCCAGCAGCAGTACCCTGGGATTGGAGGGGACCAGGCCATAGGGCAGGGCCATGAGCGTTCCGTCCAGCGCCTCCGCCTGTGCCGGCCGTTCGATGCGCAACAGGGAGCCGGCGCGGTGACCGTCCACGACGATCGAAGCCATGGACGGCGGCACGCGCTCGTCGGTCATGAAGGCCATGTCGTGAAAGGCATCGCTGCCGAAGGCCTCCACGACCCCCGTCGGGCCGACGGCGCGGGCCAGTTGCTCGGCCTGCCCGTCCTCTTCGAGGCGGTCCACATAGGCCAGGTACTTGTCGTCGTCTACGCGGATGAAAGGAGGATGAAGCAGTGCCAGCAGCGCGCCGGCCAGCACGGCCAGCACGGTCAGCACGGCCAGCACACTCGAGGAAACCAGTCCGTTGCTCAAAGTCCGCCAGTCGCCGCGGTATGCCGCGGCCAGGACCACGGCCCCGGTCACGTAGCCCAGCCATGCGGGATCCACGAAGTACATGACGATGGTTACCCCGACCGCGCCGGACGCGCTGCCGACGAGGTTCGACGCGTAGACCGCGGAAAGCCGCTCCCCGGCGGACATCAGCGCCAGTCCGATGGCGGTGGCGCCCAGGGCGAAGGGGACGGTCAGCAGGGCCCAGTATCCTGCCCACCAGGCCAGTTGCCCCACGACCAGGCCGGGCAGGAAACGGCCGCTCACGGGCAGGAACTGCGCGGCCTGGAGCATGACGGGAATGGAGAGGGCCGTGAGTAGGATGAGAACCGAAAGGGCCGTGTGCCGGTGCCGCAGGAGGTAACCGCGCCACAGCGACAGGATGGCGCCGCTCATGCCGAAGCCGAGGAGCGCGATGGTGATGACGAGGAAGGCGAAATGGTACCAGCTCGCGTACTGCAGGACGCGTATGAGCCCGATTTCGAAGGCGATGACGCCGCAAGAGACCAGGCCGGCGGCCCGTACGAGATATCCCGCCGGAAAACCTTCGGGCGTATCGGCGATTCCGGTTCGCGAAGTCACTGTTCGACCCGGCCGGTCATGGGCACGAAGCGAACGGGCATCACGGTGCGTGAGGTCCGCTCTCCGTCCGCCGTCTTGCGGACGACGACGAGCCGCTGCACACCCGTCATCTCGCCGATGGGAATGACGATACGGCCGCCGGGCTTGAGCTGGGACCACAGGAGCGGCGGCAGATGCCCGGCCGCGCAGGTGACGATGATGGCGTCGTAGGGCCCCGCCTCCGGCCAGCCGAAATAACCGTCCCCGTGGCGCGTTTGAACGGCGTCATACCCCTCCTCGGCGAGCAGCCCGCGGGCCCGGTCCAGCAGGGGTTCGATGATCTCCATGGTATACACGTGGGGCGTTATGTGGGCGAGCACGGCGGCCTGGTAGCCCGATCCGGTACCGATCTCAAGCACCTTCGAAGCCGGACCGATTTCGAGTAACTCGGTCATGTACGCCACGATGTAGGGCTGGGAGATGGTCTGCCCGAGCCCGATGGGCAGGGGCGTATCGTCGTAAGCGATGCGCCGCGTCTGCTCGTGGACGAACACGTGGCGGGGGGCGTCCATCATGGCCCGGATTACGGCCCCGTCCGTGACCATGGGCGACTTGTCCAGGATCACCTCGACCATGCGAGCACGCTCCCGCTGCCGCTCATGGACGGAGCGGGGCCGCGGCGGCGTCCAAACCGAGTCGGCGGCCGAGATGGGCGAGTCGGCGGCGGCCCTGGCGGCGGTGGCGGTGTTGGACGTGGCGGCGCCCCCGGCAATAACGTCCCCGCCGCGGCCATCCGGATCAGTGGTGGACGCCGACGGATCCGGCTCCGATGCGCAGCCCAGGGTCACGGCAATCCATAAAAAAACGGCAATGCCGTGGAACAGTACACCCGATCGGTGGATGGCCACCCTGGCGATCAAAGATGCCGATTGCATGTTATTTACTCCGCAACCACCGACCGGCGGTAGAACCGCTGAGGGTTGGTCCGGGGTTCGTAGCCGAGGATGCGCCGGGCCTTGTCGATGGTGTACTTGCCCTGCTGCAGGTAGCTGCCCATGTTGAAGGCCTGGAAATAGTCCGGCACCTCTTCGATCTCCAGCGCCAGCCGGCAGGCCTCCACCAGGTCGTCGTAGACGATGGTGAAGGGCGGATGGTCGGCGTTCCTGACCTGCTCTTCGGGCATGGGGCCCAGTCCGTTGAACTGGTAGCACACGGTGTGTATACGGTACTTGCGGGCGTATATCTTGCAGATCTCCATGGCCAGGTGCTTGGTCAGCATATAGTAAGCCGTGCCCGGCGCCTGGGGCACGTCGCCGATGTCGTGGTCGTGAAGGTAGCCGGGGATGATGATCTCCGGGCCCGTGTGCAAGATCTTCTCTATTCCGAGCTCCGCCGCCGCCTTCATCACGTGCCAGGCGCCCCGGACGGACACGGCGAAACTCGCCACCGGGTCCTGCCGGACCACGGTCCAGTTCATGATCGCGTCCATGCCGCGGGCCGCTTCCAGCACCTGTCCGTAGTCGCCCATGTCCACGTGCATGATGGGCTTGCCGTGCGGATGGGGCCGGATATCGGCCAGGCGCAGGTTGTAGTGTGGTTCGAGGCCGGGGATGATGAAAGGCGCGATATTGCCGGAGGCGCCCAGGAGGAGGACGTTTTTCATGGTTTTGCTCCCTCTGTTCAATCCATTTTTGCGATCACGTCCCGCAGCACCTCTTCCGCCGACTCGAGAAGCCGGTCGATGTGGTCGTCCGTGTGCACGAGGGACAGGTAGATCTTCTCGTAGGGGCTGACGAAGAGCCCCCGCTTGATCATCTCGACGCCGAAGACGAAGGCCTTCTCCTTGTCGGCGCGGAACATGGACCCGTAATCGACGATCTCCCGCTCCCCGGTGAACAGCACCTGGAGCACGGGGCCTTCGCCGCCGACGAGCAGGGGGATCGAATGCCGCGCTCCTATGGCCGTGATCTCCCGGGTGATGCGGTCGCCCATGGCGAAGAGCCGCTCGTAGGTCCCTGGACGTCCCAGCACGTCGAGGGTGGCCAGCCCGGCGACGGCGCCCACGGGATAGCCGTTGAAGGTGCCGGAGGCGATGACCCGCTTCGGATCGTCCGCAGGGCGCCAGCCGTTCATGACGTCCATCACGTCGGTCCGTCCGCACATGGCGGCCAGGGGATAGCCGCCGCTGATCGTCTTTCCGTAGGCCGCCAGATCCGCGGTCACGCCGTAGCGTTCCTGCGCCCCGCCCCAAGCCATGCGGAAACCTGTGACGATCTCGTCGAAAATGAGGACGATGCCGTACCGGTCGCACAATGCCCGGATCGCCTCGAAGAAACCCGGCCGGGGCAGGATGCACCGCTGGAGGGGCTCGATGACGATCGCGGCAAGTTCCCCGTGGTGGCGTTCCACGACTTCGGTAGCCCGTTCCACGTCGTTGAAGGGCACGGCGAGCATGTCCGCCGACCAGCTCCGGGGAATGCCGCCACCATCCGGCAACGTGCCGGGGTAGGCGCCGGGATGCAAAGTCCGCGCCCCGTGCAGCGCCGCATCGCTCACGCCGTGCCAGCCCCCTTCAAAACGCAGGCAACGGTCGCGGCCCGTGAAGGCCCGGGCGGCCCGCAGGGCGAACTGCATCGATTCGGAACCGGTGATCACCAGGCGGACCTTCTCCCCGCAGGGCGAGGCGTCGGCCACCCGTTCGGCCAGCTCGATGGCCGGTTCGTTGAGGGCCATGAAGGTCGTGCCGCGCGCAACCTGGCGGGTCACCGCCTCCACCACTTCGGGATGGGCGTGACCGAGGATCATCGGGCCGGATCCCAGGAGAAAGTCGATGTACGTCTTTCCCGCGGTGTCGTGAATCGTTGCGCCTTCTCCGCGGGTCACGACCAGGTTGGCTTCAGGCGGCAGGCGGAATTCCCCGTTCCCTCCGCCCACGAAGACCCGTTCGGCCCGTTCGATCAATGCGGATTGCGACATGCGGTTCCCTCTATACGGTCTGCCTGTGGTCGATCAGGATGCTCTCCAGCGCCGATATGAACGCCTCGTTCGCCGCCGGAAGCCCGACGCTGACCCGGATGCTGTGCGTCAGGCCGAAACGGCTGCCCGATCCCACGAGTATGCCCCGGCCGGCCATGCGGTCCGCGAACTCGTCGGCCGGAATCGGCGTTTGGAAAAGCACGAAGTTGCCTTCGCTCGGCCAGCAGGCGACGCCGAGCCGGTCGAAGACCGCGTAGAGCGTTTTCTTGCCCTGCTCGGCCAGCGCCACGGATTGCGCGACATGGTCCTGGTCCCCGATGGCCGCGACGGCCGCCTCCATCTCGAGCGAACCCAGGTGGAAGGTACGGCGAAGTCCCGCCAGGCGTTCGACGATGTCGGGACGGGAAATGACCACACCGACGCGAAGGCCGGCCAACCCGTAGACCTTCGAAAATGAATGCAGCACAATCACGTTGCGCCCGGCTACGGCACCGGCGGGCGAATCCGGATAGTCCGGATGGGTCACGAACTGGTGGTACACCTCGTCGGCAACCAGGGTCACGCTGCCGGGCAGGCCCTCGTGAAGCCGGTCCATGTCGTCCCGGGTAACGATGGATCCCGTCGGATTGTTGGGATTGCCCAGGTAGACCAGGCGCGTCCGCGTTGTCACCGCCTCCATGACCGCGTCGATCCGGACGCTGAAATCCTCGCCGTCCAGGGGTACGTCGACGACCTTCGCGCCCTGCCACGCGGCGGTCCGTTCGTATACGTGGAACGTGGGCCCGCAAACAATCACCTCGTCGCCGGGCGCCAGGAAGACCCGGGCGATGAGGTCCAGGGCTTCGGAGCCGCTGTAGGTCGTGAACAGGTGGGCGGGCGTCACGCCTTTGCCGTAGAACGCCGCTAGGCGGTTTCTCAGCGCTTCATCGTCCCTGGGCGGATAGAGGCTGAGGCCGGTCAGGTGTTCCCTGATCCGGTCCATCACCAACGGGGACGGACCGAGCGGGTTCTCGTTGTAATGCAGTCGGTAGGGAGTATTCGACATATACGTGACCGGCTAGCCGATCAGCCCGTAGTCCGCCAGGATCCCGCGCAGCTTCTCGCGGTTCGGTTCCGACAACGGGGCCAGGGGCAGCCTGACCTCGGGACTGATCTTGCCCATCATGCCCAGGGCCGTCTTGACCGGCACGGGATTGATCTCCATGAACACGGCGTCATTGAGCGTCATCATGTGGTAATGGAGTTCGCGCGCCTCCAGCCACTTGCCTTCCTGGACCAGGTTGTACAGCCGCGCCACTTCCGCCGGCATCAGGTTGCCCGTGGCACTTACGAATCCCGCCCCGCCGATGGCCAGAATGGGATAGCAGAGCAGTTCGATCCCCGAGTACACGAGAAAGTCCCGGCCCATGCGGTGCAGGAGCCGGTTGATGTGCTCGAAGTCCTTGTTCGACTCCTTGACGCCGATGAGATTGTCGTTGGCCTCTTTCAAACGCGCCACGGTATCGATCTCGATGTTGACGGCCGTGCGCCCGGGGATGTTGTACAGGATGACCGGCAGGTCCACGCATTTGGCAAGGGCGTCGAAATGACGGAAGATCCCCTCCTGGCCCGGCCGGCTGTAGTACGGCGCGATGAAGAGCAGGGCGTCAGCACCGTTCGCCTGGGCGAATCGGGAAAGCTCGACAGACTCCTCGTGGTTGGTGGATGCGCTGCCCGGCACGAAGGGTACCCTTCCGTCCACCGCCGCGGCCGCGGCGCGGATCACTTCCTTTCGCTCTTCAATGGACAGCGAACCCGGTTCGCCCGTCGTCCCCTGCACCGACACGCCATGGGACCCGCTCCGGATCTGCCACTCGACCAGGCCGGCCAGGCCGTCCAGGTCCAGCGATCCGTTTTTGAAAGGTGTAACCACCGGTACGATCGACCCGCGCATTCATCCTCCTTTATCTTATGGTCCGCCTGGTCTCGCCGGTCCGCGCCTCGCTTCAAATAAACGTAGCGATGTCTTCGAGCGGTTTCTTCGTGATGACCGGCACTTCCGCGTCCTCCGCCGGGTAGCCGACGACCAGGAGCAGGAAGGGCCGCTCATTGGCCGGCCTGCCCAGCAGGCGGTTCAGGAAATTCATGGGACTCGGCGTGTGGGTGAGCGACGCCAGGCCGGCCTGGTGCACCGCCGCGATCAGCATGCCCGTGGCGATACCCACCGATTCCACGGCGTAGTAGTGCTTGACGCTCCGGCCGTCGGGCAGTACGCCGTGGCGCTGGACGAAGATCGCGATCAGCCACGGCGCCGTTTCCAGGAAGGGCTTGTGTTCGTCGGTACCCAGCGGCGCCAGGGCGTCGAGCCACTCCTGCGGCGCTTTCTCGCGGTAGAACTGCTGTTCCTCCTGCTCGGCGGCGACGCGGATCTTCGCTTTGATCTCCGGGTCAGACACCGCGGCGAAATGCCACG
The window above is part of the Gemmatimonadota bacterium genome. Proteins encoded here:
- a CDS encoding protein-L-isoaspartate(D-aspartate) O-methyltransferase → MVEVILDKSPMVTDGAVIRAMMDAPRHVFVHEQTRRIAYDDTPLPIGLGQTISQPYIVAYMTELLEIGPASKVLEIGTGSGYQAAVLAHITPHVYTMEIIEPLLDRARGLLAEEGYDAVQTRHGDGYFGWPEAGPYDAIIVTCAAGHLPPLLWSQLKPGGRIVIPIGEMTGVQRLVVVRKTADGERTSRTVMPVRFVPMTGRVEQ
- a CDS encoding 4-hydroxy-tetrahydrodipicolinate synthase — its product is MRGSIVPVVTPFKNGSLDLDGLAGLVEWQIRSGSHGVSVQGTTGEPGSLSIEERKEVIRAAAAAVDGRVPFVPGSASTNHEESVELSRFAQANGADALLFIAPYYSRPGQEGIFRHFDALAKCVDLPVILYNIPGRTAVNIEIDTVARLKEANDNLIGVKESNKDFEHINRLLHRMGRDFLVYSGIELLCYPILAIGGAGFVSATGNLMPAEVARLYNLVQEGKWLEARELHYHMMTLNDAVFMEINPVPVKTALGMMGKISPEVRLPLAPLSEPNREKLRGILADYGLIG
- a CDS encoding aspartate aminotransferase family protein → MSQSALIERAERVFVGGGNGEFRLPPEANLVVTRGEGATIHDTAGKTYIDFLLGSGPMILGHAHPEVVEAVTRQVARGTTFMALNEPAIELAERVADASPCGEKVRLVITGSESMQFALRAARAFTGRDRCLRFEGGWHGVSDAALHGARTLHPGAYPGTLPDGGGIPRSWSADMLAVPFNDVERATEVVERHHGELAAIVIEPLQRCILPRPGFFEAIRALCDRYGIVLIFDEIVTGFRMAWGGAQERYGVTADLAAYGKTISGGYPLAAMCGRTDVMDVMNGWRPADDPKRVIASGTFNGYPVGAVAGLATLDVLGRPGTYERLFAMGDRITREITAIGARHSIPLLVGGEGPVLQVLFTGEREIVDYGSMFRADKEKAFVFGVEMIKRGLFVSPYEKIYLSLVHTDDHIDRLLESAEEVLRDVIAKMD
- a CDS encoding aminotransferase class I/II-fold pyridoxal phosphate-dependent enzyme, encoding MSNTPYRLHYNENPLGPSPLVMDRIREHLTGLSLYPPRDDEALRNRLAAFYGKGVTPAHLFTTYSGSEALDLIARVFLAPGDEVIVCGPTFHVYERTAAWQGAKVVDVPLDGEDFSVRIDAVMEAVTTRTRLVYLGNPNNPTGSIVTRDDMDRLHEGLPGSVTLVADEVYHQFVTHPDYPDSPAGAVAGRNVIVLHSFSKVYGLAGLRVGVVISRPDIVERLAGLRRTFHLGSLEMEAAVAAIGDQDHVAQSVALAEQGKKTLYAVFDRLGVACWPSEGNFVLFQTPIPADEFADRMAGRGILVGSGSRFGLTHSIRVSVGLPAANEAFISALESILIDHRQTV
- a CDS encoding PP2C family protein-serine/threonine phosphatase gives rise to the protein MPLHRSGSGRKTSQHLQEIPLMNGETLKNSRSGRIIHRMLKWLVPDTWMKRCTCAGLAMAALSLLHLLIWQGVGTWLLVPTIILLTASICYYTWKMLSWLRNRLLWRVRNRILVSFIFAGLAPLCIASSISVLVGWLWIGTLGTNLVARQIEETTDRLDHLPLEIQLALLKTAPDGGLMFDRIVNETVRDNPELSGLSIRVFEDGRPVHASLPSNTPEPLPDWVLREDHFANVVYDSLPDGRSTLSFRAGDSVEIRGRNLYVLASMPLGDAFRTKIWEELGAQITYRADPLMGEFFLLERPPSEVEWRQLPLLGALPVPWVLTFAARDWGLGANSAAVLGLDLDPIHVLEATVSADMLLSGIPLLYIIIILCTVLVCFELISFMIGLLVSRRITSAVRGLYEGTEAIRAGRTDFRVEEKARDQLGELGRSFNTMAHSIEMLMDEEREKERIETELSMAREVQARFIPNVPPQRGPLELAGAWIPARTVSGDYYDFIEHRDRMLDIVVGDISGKGISAALMMAGLQASLRSQALDPALEGSPDRLSRLMSRLNIYLCHSTAPERFATVFICTYHMETSRLNYCCAGHNPPLLLRNGSDDVALLESGGYPIGLFPEAEYEDSSVSVDPGDLFAVYTDGITDALNREEEDFGEARLRRVLSRNRDRSSEEILERILASVRDFSLGVEQFDDQTAVIGRVR
- a CDS encoding NAD(P)-dependent oxidoreductase, with the translated sequence MKNVLLLGASGNIAPFIIPGLEPHYNLRLADIRPHPHGKPIMHVDMGDYGQVLEAARGMDAIMNWTVVRQDPVASFAVSVRGAWHVMKAAAELGIEKILHTGPEIIIPGYLHDHDIGDVPQAPGTAYYMLTKHLAMEICKIYARKYRIHTVCYQFNGLGPMPEEQVRNADHPPFTIVYDDLVEACRLALEIEEVPDYFQAFNMGSYLQQGKYTIDKARRILGYEPRTNPQRFYRRSVVAE
- a CDS encoding creatininase family protein; the protein is MKGPRLPYRYDHYTWVELKEKVEDQPAVILPVGSTEDHGYHMPLDVDTFLVSSVCEGAAKLIPDEVLILPALPYGFEDHHMDFPGTITVRDDHLQDFVVDITRSVAHHGFRKILIVNGHGSNATILETASRRTVIETDAHCGTLNWWSVAQSKLWEIGDSELQSHADEIETSVYRYLNDDAIQMDKAVREVKIPVSKYYWRGWIRGKGASPLRMMDQWSRISDSGVIGDATVATVEKGEELYRAASEELAGLIQEFRALPIEPRVDRH
- a CDS encoding nitroreductase family protein, with the protein product MKQRAEAFYRELRRRRTVRDFSDRPVPKQVIDHCLLAAGTAPSGANMQPWHFAAVSDPEIKAKIRVAAEQEEQQFYREKAPQEWLDALAPLGTDEHKPFLETAPWLIAIFVQRHGVLPDGRSVKHYYAVESVGIATGMLIAAVHQAGLASLTHTPSPMNFLNRLLGRPANERPFLLLVVGYPAEDAEVPVITKKPLEDIATFI